The following nucleotide sequence is from Pseudoalteromonas xiamenensis.
AAATGGAGGATTTGATTTTCGAAGAACCCAACGGCCTACTTCATTAATCTATACACCTGTAAGGGTCAAGGCCACTTGACCCTGCTTAGATTGCCGCTATAGTAGGCACAATTTTGTGCCAGGCCCCGATAATTGATGAGCAAAATAGATCACTCGTTGTTTAATGCTGATAGCCATGCTTTAGAAAAAGAGTATGAGGTTTGTCCTGAATGTGGTTCAGAACTGCGGATTAAACATGGCAAAAACGGGGCATTTTTGGGTTGTGCAAATTACCCAGCTTGTAGTTATTTACGGCCTTTGCATCATCATGACGGTCACGTTATTAAAACCCTTGATAGTCTTTGTCCAGAATGCCAACACCCTTTGGTTATAAGAAACGGTCGATACGGAATGTTCATAGGTTGTTCGGGGTTTCCTTCTTGTCACTACATTGCACCAGACAGAGAAGAAGAAAATATCGAAGTTTTGCCTTCGTGCCCCAAATGCCAAAAAGGTCATTTGGTCAAACGCCAAAATAAATTTGGTAAGCATTTTTATTCCTGCGACAAATACCCAAGTTGCAAATACAGCGTCAATGATAAACCCGTCGATGGAACTTGTAGCCAATGTGGATTTGGGTTACTGGTGGAAAAAAAACGGGCTGGAAAAATTGTGTTACAATGCCCGCAAAAGACGTGTCAGCACAAACAAGAGTAAGCACGATGACCACAGAGCAACTGCTATCTGATGTGGTATTAAAACTGAATCAAGGTGGCGTCATTTGTTATCCTACCGAAGCGGTATTTGGGTTGGGTTGTGATCCCGATAATCAGGCTGCAGTTACACAGTTGTTGGCCTTAAAGTCACGAACACAAGACAAAGGTACCATTCTTGTTGCCGACAATTATGGGCAATGCCTACCCTACGTCAACGATGCAGCCATTCCGATGGACAAGCGAGCAGCCATTTTTTCAATGTGGCCAGGTCCAATCACGTGGCTTTTACCAGCCAGCAAACACGCCCCAAGTTGGCTTACCGGTGGGCGTTCTTCTATCGCTATTCGCGTGAGTGCTCATCCAACGGTCAAAGCATTATGCCGACAGTTTGGAAAACCGCTTGTTTCGACCAGCGCTAACGTAAGTGGCTTACCGGCGGCGCGAACTTCAGAAGAGGCACAACGTTATTTTGCGGATCAAGTGGCGATTTACCTTGATGGCAACGTGAATCATGACGCCACTCCAAGCCAAATTATAGATGCGCTAAGCGGCGCAATCCTTAGGAACTAATATGTCGAACACACAATTGGAAGCTGTTAAACAGTTTTTACTCGCACTTCAAGATAGTATTTGCCAAGGACTTGAAGCGGCGGATGGAAAAGCAAAATTTGTTGAAGATGCGTGGGAGCGTGCAGAGGGTGGTGGCGGTCGTACGCGAGTTATCCGTGATGGCGCTGTCATTGAACAAGGCGGTGTGAATTTTTCGCACGTCTACGGCGCATCGATGCCTGCATCCGCGACAGCGCATCGTCCTGAACTGGCAGGACGTAGTTTTCACGCTTGCGGCGTGTCTTTAGTGATTCACCCGAAGAATCCTCATATTCCAACCAGTCATGCTAATGTGCGCTTTTTTATTGCCGAGAAAGAGGGCGAAGCACCTATTTGGTGGTTTGGTGGAGGCTTTGACCTGACACCTTTTTACCCTGCTTTGGAAGATGTAAAACATTGGCATACGGTAGCGAAATCATTGTGTGAGCCGTTTGGCGAGAATGTATACAGCGACTACAAGAAATGGTGTGATGATTATTTCTATTTAAAACATCGAGATGAGACTCGCGGAGTGGGTGGCTTATTCTTTGATGATTTAAACGAATGGGGCTTTGAGAAAAGTTTTGCATTTATGCAAGCTGTTGGAAATGGTTACCTGGACGCGTATGTGCCAATTATTGAAAAACGAAAAAATGAACCTTTTGGTGAAGCCGAGCGTCAGTTCCAGCTTTACCGTCGTGGTCGTTACGTTGAGTTCAATTTGGTTTGGGACAGAGGCACTTTGTTCGGTCTACAAACAGGTGGGCGTACGGAGTCAATCCTGATGTCTATGCCACCGCTTGCACGTTGGGAATACGACTATACGCCAGAGCCGAGACTCGAAAGAGGCGTTACTGTATACGGACTTTTTGAAGCCGAGAGCGTGGTTAGATTTATAAAAATATTAACGTTTGGAATAAAAAGGCGCCGGAGCGCCTTTTTCAATTATTGCAGTTTGAATCGACGCACCTGATCGTCTAGGTCTCTTGCAAGCTGTAGCAACTCTTCACTTATCTGTTTGCTGCCATGAGCATCCAGCAGTGAGCGTTCGGCGTTGTCCCTGATGGCCACAACACTGCGGTTGATTTCTTCTGCTGCCAAATTTTGTTGCTCTGTAGCATCGGCTATTTGCACGTTCAAATCATTGATCTCGTGCATTTGGTTTGAAATGTCTTTGAGAGCTTGCGCAACTTGTTTGACTTGCATGGCCCGTTCGTCCGCTTCTTCACATGATGCATTCATTGCTTTAACCGTTTGAGCCGCCTCTGACTGCAATTTGTCTATTGTGCGTTTAATTTCATCGGTTGAGTCATGGGTTCGAGTAGCTAATGTTCTAACTTCATCTGCGACTACCGCAAAGCCACGTCCTGCTTCGCCAGCGCGAGCAGCTTCAATCGCAGCATTTAAGGCGAGTAGGTTAGTTTGCTCTGCAATACTGCTGATCACTTCCAGCACCTTACCTACTTCAAGTGTTTGTGCTTGCAGTTGGCTAACCTGAGTCGTCATGCGGTACGTACATCTTGTGCAAGCTGATTAATGCTTTGCTCGGTTCTGTGTGCAACAGCCATGCTTTCTTCTGCTAAATGGTTACTGCTGTCCGATTTCTCAGACGCAAAATGCGTGGTGTTTTTGACTTCAGCGGATGAACTTTCGAGTTCGTTGATTGCCGCTGCAACCGAGTCGGTGCCTTGCTTTTGTTCTAAAATGGCGCGTTCAGTCTCATCCGCAGAGTTATAGATTTTTTCGGCACTACCAATGAGTATGTGGGAGGACGAAGATACGTTCGCAATACTCTCTGTGAAACCCGTCATCATTTTGTTGAAGTTGTCTGCGAGACGACCTAATTCGTCATCGACATTATCATCAATACGTAAACTAAGATCTTGATGTTGAGTTGCAAGGCGCATCGTACGGCCAAGTGTCTTCAGACGTACAATAAAGATTTTCCGAAATAGGATGCCAAGAATAACAAACGTGGTTAGGAATATGCCCGACAACAATCCGCTGCTTAGCCACGTATTTTGTTTTACTGTCGTGTCGATGTCATCAAGTGAATAGCTGATCCGGACGACCCCCAACACTTGGCCTTCGGTGGCGGCATGGCAACCTAAACAATTCGTACCTTTGTAATCTTGCTTTGCAACCATGGGTTTTAAGTAGGTCATTACGCGTTCATTTTTGCGGTTTTCGATGACCAATTGTTCACGACCATTCAATGCCTCTTGTTCGGCGTCACTAATGGCTTTTTGGTTGGCATTACCGGGTCCAAAGAGTTTGATCACTTGCGCGCCGCGAATAATGTGCGCATCGCGAATGTTGGGGTGAGCACGCAACTTATTACTCAATATCTCTCGGTTGGCCATTGTACCGGTGAGCATCATGGTGTTGATCGAATCAAAGTAGTTATCTGCCAGCAAGCGAATGCTTGATTCGACCGTTTCCTGTGCAAGCGATTGTTGTTGTCTAGAATTCGACAAAATTGATGCGATTAAGACGAGGACACCCGTCAACGCTAATAAAGCATAAATTTTGTGTTGGATTGATTTCACGCGCATGGTTCTTTTTCCTTAATAAGGACGTGAATTATGCGCGTAAATCAAAAAGGAGATATTGACTCAGCGCAATAATTGCCCAGCAAACCAATTTATATACATCATACTTTATTCTTGGTTTATCATGTGTGTAGCCAATTGGGACAAGCTGTTGCGTAGTCCTTCTCGTAATAAAGGATTATCAATTTCGATATCCAATGCTTTATTCATACAGTGCATCCATTGATCTCGCAAGGCTTTATCGATAGGAAACGGCATATGGCGCATACGTAATCTTGGGTGTCCATATTGCTCTGCGAACAGGTCAGGTCCGCCGAGCCAACCGGATAAAAATTCAAAAAAGACTTGTCGAATACGGTCTAACGGAAGAGGGTGCATATCATAAAGTGGTTTTGCAAAGGGTTCCGTTTCCATTAAATCATAGAACCGATTTGCAAGGGCACGCACCGCAAGTTCCCCGCCCATTATCTCGTAGGGCGTTTTATCTGGAGCTGGTGTATCAGGTGTACTGGCGGTATTTGAGTTTTTGTCGCTTGCATCTTTTTGAAAGATACGTTTAATTAACTGCTTCATCATGTCCCAGAAAGTAATCAAATAATGGATAAGTACGCGGTAGTAGGTAACCCGATAAAACACTCAAAGTCACCGATGATCCATAAGTTGTTCGCGCAACAACTAGGTGACGCACTTACTTACGAGCCAATCCTAGCACCGATAGAAGCTTTTGAGAAAACGCTTCACGCATTTTTTGTCAGTGGTGGTCTTGGTGTCAATGTAACCTTGCCTTTTAAAGAAGAGGCATATCAATGCGTTGATGTCTTAACTGAGCGAGCGAAACTTGCGGGGGCTGTCAACACCATAAAGCAACTTAGCGATGGTAGCCTTCTTGGAGACAATACCGATGGTGCGGGACTTGTTGCGGATCTTCGCCGTCATGGCGTGAAATTGCAAAACAGTACGATTTTATTACTGGGAGCCGGTGGAGCAGCTCGCGGCGCGATATACCCATTGCTTAAGGAAGGTGTGTCAACGGTACATATTGCTAATCGCACGGCTCAGAAAGCGGATCACTTGGCTTTACATTTTCGCGCTTATGGTTCGGTGACAAGCAGCGGAAC
It contains:
- a CDS encoding group II truncated hemoglobin, giving the protein MKQLIKRIFQKDASDKNSNTASTPDTPAPDKTPYEIMGGELAVRALANRFYDLMETEPFAKPLYDMHPLPLDRIRQVFFEFLSGWLGGPDLFAEQYGHPRLRMRHMPFPIDKALRDQWMHCMNKALDIEIDNPLLREGLRNSLSQLATHMINQE
- a CDS encoding DNA topoisomerase family protein, whose product is MSKIDHSLFNADSHALEKEYEVCPECGSELRIKHGKNGAFLGCANYPACSYLRPLHHHDGHVIKTLDSLCPECQHPLVIRNGRYGMFIGCSGFPSCHYIAPDREEENIEVLPSCPKCQKGHLVKRQNKFGKHFYSCDKYPSCKYSVNDKPVDGTCSQCGFGLLVEKKRAGKIVLQCPQKTCQHKQE
- a CDS encoding L-threonylcarbamoyladenylate synthase; the encoded protein is MTTEQLLSDVVLKLNQGGVICYPTEAVFGLGCDPDNQAAVTQLLALKSRTQDKGTILVADNYGQCLPYVNDAAIPMDKRAAIFSMWPGPITWLLPASKHAPSWLTGGRSSIAIRVSAHPTVKALCRQFGKPLVSTSANVSGLPAARTSEEAQRYFADQVAIYLDGNVNHDATPSQIIDALSGAILRN